The Lolium rigidum isolate FL_2022 chromosome 1, APGP_CSIRO_Lrig_0.1, whole genome shotgun sequence region GGTTGGGGCGGCGATTCGGTGGGCAGGGTGGGGATAGGGTTGCTGATCTCACGTTGGCTTCCTCTCTCCAGCTGAGCCAACTAAATCACGACATGTGGCCCAATGGCTGAATTAAGAGATGAGACAACTGCCCAACAGGTGCACGCGAGGTGGCGGACGTGGATGCCCTGTGACTGTGAGACCCCCGTTGGGGGCAtctattagagcaagtacaatagagtctagtaagctgactataagacattaaataatatattttagatgagttggaggagagagaagaggagagagaagggaggtgggctactatgcaatagccagctcttgcacgtgctcctaggcaccttgtgagagtgaaatgtgggtcatatattagtaaagtactacatttttatagccaactattgtacatgttagctatatgatgactacaaatgatatgacatcttgttatagccaacagttggataTACTATTGGAATTACTCTTATAGGTTAGATGTTCAGTACCTGGAAGACCCCCTGATTCCCTGTATCGATGTGGAAATTAggttacttcaaaaaaaaaaaaaattaggtgtTCCAGTTGCAATGAGTTAACGTTGCTGTCCTGCCTATTGATGATAATGCTAACAGTTGCAAGCTGCAACGATGGTGGCGCTCCATGGGTTATGTGGTGGAGCTGCTCCAGGAAGCTGTGCATGGACATGGAAACGCCGGCCAAGGAACTGCAGGAAGTACAGTTGCCCACGCCTAGCCTGGACTCCGGAGAACATGGAAACGCTGACAATGACCTGGAGTAGCTTGCTAGCTCGCCTGGACCGTTCTGTCAGAGAGGGGAAAAATGTACGGCGTCCCTGTCGGTTTGTAGAAGCTAGCACACCTCACTGCTCGATCTACCGTAATGACCTAGTGCTTGACAGGCATCTCAAACCGAATCTGTATGCAAGTGGGCAACACACCAGACCGGGAAGAAAACGCAAGACACGATCGCAGCTACACAGATCTCGagccattcttcttcttctccaaagcCTCTCCTCCAGCTTGCGCATTGCCCACCGCTCGGCCTGTCAGATTTTAATCGGTGGCCAGGCAAAGCCAGCTCTAGCTATTTAACATCCTCCCACTCCCACCACCAACCCCGCACCCGCGCGCTGACCGTCTCCCTGCCATGGATCCCGACTCCGAGATCAGCTTCGACTTCCAGCCCTTCCTCTGCCAGTACAAGAGCGGCCGCGTCTTCCGCTACAGCAGCAATGCCACCGTCCCCACCGGCACGGACCCCGCCACAGGCGTCGTCTCCAGGGACATCCACGTCGGCGCCGCCCGAGCGCGCGTCTACCTCCCGCCCGACGCGGCCGCGTCCGATGGCAAGCTCCCCGTCATCCTCTACTTccacggcggcggcttcgtcgtCGGCTCGCCCGCCGGCACCGCCAACCACGCCTACCTCAACGACCTcgtcgcccgcgcccgcgccatcGGCGTCTCCGTCTACTACCGCCTCGCGCCGGAGCACATGCTCCCCGCGGCCTACGAGGACGGCTGGGCGGCCGTGCGGTGGGCCGCCACGCGCGGGGAAGGCGCGGACCCGTGGCTGCTCGACCACGCCGACCTCTCCCGCGTCTTCCTCGCCGGCTGCAGCGCCGGCGCCAACCTCGCGCACAACATGGCTATCCGGGCCTCCGCGGACGGCGCGCTGCCGAAGGGAGTCACCATCCGCGGCCTCCTGGCCGTGCACCCGTACTTCACCGGGaaggaggccgtgggcgcggaggTGGACTTCCCCGCGGACGTGAGGGAGCACATGGACCGCACCTGGAGGTTCGTGTTCCCGGGATCGCTGGGGCTGGACGATCCACTCGTGAACCCGTTCGTCAACGACGAggcgcgcgccgccgtcgccaagaTCCCGTGCGAGCGCGTGCTGGTGTGCGTGGCCGAGGCCGACGTCCTGCTCAAGGAGCGCGGCCTGTGGTACTACCGGGAGCTCAAGGCGAGCGGCTACGCCGGCGAGCTGGACCTGTTGGAGTCCATGGGCGTCGGCCACGGGTTTCACATGGATATGCTCCACTCCGAGGAGGGCGTCAAGCTGCAGAAGCGCACCGTTGCCTTCATCAGGAAATGACAACTACCGGTGGAGTAAAATAGGTTTCCTTTTATGTTTCTGATACTTGagtttttgaaatatttgaaatttaCTTTTATGTTCTAAAAATCATAAGGTTATTCCATGAATAATACAGACACATGTCTGAGAAGTTTCGGTAAAAATAATGTTGTATTTTCAACTACAGAAATAACAAATTTGTGGCTATACGAAACACGATTTAGTCAGAAAATGTCTTTCTTGTATAATTCAAATACTCCCCCCGTTCTATAAAATATGTCGCATGTTTAACAAAATTTAAATATatagggtgtgactatttctcagttaACTGGGATCAGATGCAACTGATAAATAGCACGAATCACGAAGCAAATCTAACAGTGTAGAACTTAACTGAGCACGCGCTTAGTTCTCGTCTAGCTGAGAACTACCAAATCCCATATACATATACTAAatcaaaatttagataaattttacacAAATTTAAATAAACCGAGGGATTACATATTTTCCTCTCAAATTTCTACCGTAACTTCAAAATTTACTCTACCAGAGCTCTTGATTCTTCCTCGCTTCCCAAGGTCAACTAAAAAACTAAACAATTGTTTTATAAAATAAAGCGGGAGCTGGTTCAGTTTGCCCCGAAGGGGTGGCGACAATAACCCTACACTTACGGACGTGCTAGCGACAAACGTGTGGCTTGTTGATTGGTTCAATTTTGATTCGGTGCTTAAAAATCGGGCCATGTTCTGATCCTTTGCCCTGCTGTTGCGAGTCTGTCAAAATCTTTCCGTAAGTTTattccgtaggtgtagcattgcTGGGGTGGCGATGAGTAGGTTTGGTTAAAATGTATGGTCTGTTTGTTTCAAAAGCAGGTTTCTGAAACGTGGTGTTTGAGTCTGAAACTCTGAATTTGATGTCTGAATACTGGTTTCGTTATGCTATAAATGGAACCGGGGAGGATGTCTCCCTGAGAATCTAaatttttttgagcaacataaagGTAATCCGGGATTATTTAGAGCGCGAAATCGATCGGTCTCGCTATATACTTTTGATTGATCACATCGCATCGTCGTGGGCGCGTCGCTAATGGAGTCAAATCCGGATCCGGCCATGGTGTTGCACTCCTCCTTGGGCGTGGGCCACCTCGTCCCCATGGTGGATCTCGCCAAGCCCTTCCTCCGCCACAACATCCCCGTCGTCATCACCGTCCCGACCCCTCCGGCCCCTACCGCTGATTTGTTCGCCTCCTCCGCGCCAGCCATCACTAGCCTCGATACTGCCAACCCGTCGATCTCCTTTCACCGCCTCCCGCCCCCGGAGTACCCAAACACTGACCCCGAGTTCTTCATGCAGATGATGGACGTTCTCCGCCTCGTCGTGCCATCCTTCCTGGCCTTCCTAAGGTCCCTTCCCTCCATCGCCGCCATCGTCCACGAGCTCTTCTGCGCCGACGCCCTTGACGCCGCCTCCCAGATCGGCGTGTCGGCCTAAATCTACTACACGTCTACACCTCCTGCGCCGGCGGCTTTGCGgcctccctcccccccccccccccccactagaCCGTGGCCCAGGTGTTCCTAGCTAGACCATACATAGTCATACGGGCCCTATAGTGCGGCTTGACGAGGAGTAGAATTGCCGGCGCTATGGCACTAACACCGAGCCCATTGATCCATGCTCCATGGATCCTTGAGGAGGCTGGATGATCCGTCTCCCACACTGATCTTGACCAAAGCGTTGAACAGGGAAAGCACATCAAGCATTACCTTGAAGCTCATCCCATGCTAGGGTCGGTCGATGTCGGTCTTAGATAGCCAAATCCACTTAGGGCGCAGGGCGGCATTGAGAAGTTTGAAGTTGGGAAAACCCAAACCTCCAAGGCTTTTGGGCCGGCAAACATGGCGCCAAGCAACCAggcagccgccgccgcgcacATCCTCCTACTGTGCCCACAGGAAGCCTCTCTTGAGCTTGTCCACCGCTTGCAGGAACCAGGGCTCAAGGTCCATGGCCATGAGTTGGTAGATCATCGACCCTCACGGCTCAGGAGCCGCGTCTTCCAGATGGCCAGTTTGTTGGCAAGCTTGTCAAGAACGAGCTGCAAGTCTCGCTTGTGGAGCCGAGTGAGAGAGAGGGACAGCCTAAGGTAGGAGCAAGGGAACTCGACGAGCTGACAGTTGACGGTTGGAGAGATCGCTTGAACCAGATCATCGGCGCACCAGATTGGAGCGGTATCGCTTTTGGCGTAGTTGACGTTCAGCCTACGGGCATCGCTTAAACACTCCAGGATAGCGCACACAGCTCTCGCACGCACCGCAGTGTAACTGGATTTTTTTGCAGTTGTCAGTGGAGTTGCAACTAAGAAATATTATCCAGACCGTTCGATTTGTTTCGTGATTCGTGATAATCATTAGTTGCAATATGAGTTGAATGAAGTTAGTTTCCGGTGGACTGAGTCACACCATAAGATAAAGACGTCGAAAATGCTGATCTTAAGAATTGTACTCCTACTCAGCACGCAAGTTATAATCGTGGCGATTATTTTTTAGCAATGCTATATAGTGTTCCATGATGCATCCGTTTGTTTATTACGGAGTATATCTTACAAAGCGAGATCAGTCTCACTGTAGTTTTGATCGCATCGCGTCCTCTAGCTCGTCGTCGGCGCGTCTCCAATGGAGCCAAATCCGGATCGGGTCATGGTGTTGCACGCCACCTTGGGCGTGGGCCACCTCGTCCCCATGGTGGAGCTCGCCAAACTCTTCCTCCGCCGCGGCATCCCCGTCGTGATCACCATCCCAACCCCTCCGGCCCCCACCGCTGATTTCTTCGCCTCCTCCGCGCCAGCCATCGCCACCCTTGCTACTGCCAACCCTTCGATCTCCTTTCACCGCCTCCCGCCCCCGGATTACCCAAACCCCGACCCCGAGTTCTTCATGCAGATGATGGATGTGCTCCGCCTTGCCGTGCCATCCCCCCTCGCCTTCCTCCGCCCCCTCCCctccgtcgccgccctcgtcCTCGACCTCTTCTGCGTCGACACCCTCGACGCCGCCTCCCAGATCGGCGTGCCGGCCTACTTCTACTACACCTCCTGCGCCGACGGCCTTGCGGCCTCCCTCCACCTCCCCCACTAGACCGTGGCCTAGGCGTTCCCAGCTAGACCATCGCAGATAGTCATACGGGCCCTATAGCGCGGCTTGACGAGGAGTAGAATTGCCGGCGCTATGGCACTAACACCGAGCCCATTGATCCATGGATCCTTGATGAGAGTGGACCCGTCTTACAAACCttctcaccgctcacaaaccttctcgtcgccgccgcctcccccctcccagatcttctcctcgccgctccaaaaatgtggagctcgtcctcccgcaagatcgccgcggcgaacggcttcagccgcggcagcctcaccgtgctggaggcgtgggcgctgaaccacgcccggtatccagtcccgccggacatgcggctgccaagcagcggcggctggaagatggccgtgaacggcattggtgtcccgccgccgccgaagccgcgcacggatcaatggtgggacgccatcaagtcccgtcgggctcaactcaccgccgaggagcggttggatccgacgtgggcggccaacaacaacgacgcctggtggacgacgtacttcaaggcgaagtacgacgtcgagatgtacagcaccgacgggctcgtcgacggcccgaacagctggaacaagtgttggagatatgcccaagtggcaataataaaagtggttattatatatctttgtgtttatgataaatgtttatataccatgctataattgtattaaccgaaacattgatacatgtgtgttatgtaaacaacaatgagtccctagtaagcctcttgtataactagcttgttgattatagatgatcatagtttcatgatcatgaacattggatgttattaataacaaggttatgtcattatatgaatgatgtaatggacacacccaattaagcgtagcataagatcacgtcattaagttatttgctataagctttcgatacatagtaacctagtcctttcgaccatgagatcacgtaaatcacttataccggaaaggtactttgattacataaaacgccactgcgtaaatgagtggttataaaggtgggattaagtatccggaaagtatgagttgaggcatatggatcaacagtgggatttgtctatcccgatgacggatagatatactctgggccctctcggtggaatgtcgtctatattagcttgcaagcatatgaatggttcataagagaccacataccacggtacgagtaaagagtacttgtcagtagacgaggttgaacaaggtatagagataccgatgatcaaacctcggataagtaaaatatcgcgtgacaaagggaatcggtatcgtatgtgaatggttcattcgatcactaagtcatcgttgaatatgtgggagccattatggatctccagatcccgctattggttattggtcggagagagatctcaaccatgtctacatagttcgcgaaccgtagggtgacacacttaaggtttgatgtcgtattagtagatattgaatatggaatggagttcgaagttttgttcggagtctcggatatgatccaggacatcacgaggagttccggaatggtccggagaataagattcatatataggaagtcatattccaagtttggaaatgatccggtgcatttatggaaggttctagaaggttctagaaaagtccggaagaaatcactatggaaggcggagtcccggagggactccacctagcatggtcggccaaccctagggggtggagtcccaggtggactccaccaaaggtggccggccacccccctcatggaagggtgggaatcccaccttgggtaggtttccctacacatggaaggttttgggtttgggtcttattcgaagacttgtagtccaacacttgggggttccacctatataatgagggacaaggggagggggccggccacctcaagccatagcttggccgcacccctaagtggccggccacccctctcccaaaccctagccgccccacctcctccacctctcccgcaaatgcttagcgaagctccgccggagatctccatcgacaccgccaccacgccgtcgtgctgccgggattcaaggaggagctactacttccgctgcccgctggaacggggagaaggacatcgtcttcatcaacaccgaacgtgtgaccgagtacggaggtgctgcccgattgtggcaccgtcaagatcttctacgcgcttttgaaagcggcaagtgatcgtctaccgcagcaacgagagcctcctcttgtaggctttggaaatcttcaagggttagtctcgttcatcccctcgttgctaccgtcttctagattgcatcttggcttggattgcgttctcgcggtaggaaaatttttgttttctatgctacgaatccatatagtggtatcagagccgtgtctatgcatagatggttgcacgagtagaacacaattgttttgtgggcattgatgctttgttgtctttagtttgagtactttgcatctttgtggcatagtgtgatgaagcggctcgggctaactttacatgaccgcgttcatgagatttgctccacgctcgacatgcaacttgtattgcataagtggctttgcgggtgtctcgtctctcctactatagtgaagattcaatttactcttctattgacaacactagtatcaccgttgtggttcatgttcgtaggtagattagatcttactcgaaaaccctaaaccacgtaaaatatgaaaaccaaattagagacgtctaacttgtttttgcagggtttggtgatgtgatatggccataatgtgatgatgaatatgtatgagatgatcattattgtattgtagcaaccggcaggagccttatggttgtctttaaatttcatgttgagtagtatttcaaagaagttgtaatagttgctacatgggagaacaatcatgaagacggtgccattgaccttgacgctacgccgacgatgatggagattatgcccgttgatgatggagatcatgtccgtgctttggagatgaagatcaaaggcgcaaagacaaaagggccatatcatatcacatatgaattgcatgtgatgttaatccttttatgcatcttattttgcttagatcgcgacggtagcattataagatgatccctctcactaaaatatcaagataataaagtgttcatccttagtagcaccgttactaaTGCTTGTCGTTTCaaaacatctcgtgatgatcgggtatgatagattcaacaagtgtatacaacgggtgcaagccagttttgcacacgcggatactaaggttgccttgacgagactagcatgtacagacatggtctcggaacacgtgataccgaaaggtagagcatgaatcatatgattgatatgatgaacactttgagtgttcgccattgaagttacatctcgtctcgtgatgatcggacttgatgtagtggatttggttcgtgtgatcactaaaacaatgcgagggatattgttttgagtgggagttcacctagatttttaattttgttgaattaaaatttgaactcaatttgtcataaacttagtctaaactattgcaaatatatgttgtagattatggcgtccctaatcaattttaaccagttcctagagaaagaaaagcttaagagcaacggtagcaacttcaccgactggttccctcATGtcaggattttcctcgctggcggaaatctgcaatatgtgcttgatgcaccgctaggtgaccctcctgcagaaacagaaaccgatgaagtaaagaatgtttacgcgactcggaaaactcgttactctcaagttcagtgtgccatcctatgcagtctggaagccgatcttcaaaaacgttttgagcaccacaatcctcatgagttggtcaatgatcagctgaaagctatctttgaaactcatgcgcatgtggaatgctatgaagcatcgaaatacttcttcagttgcatgatggaagaaggcagctccgttagtgagcacatgctcgccatgaccgggcatgcgaagaaactcagtgacttgggaatagtgattcctaacagatcagggattaatcgtgtccttcaatcaccgccacctagttacaagaactttgtgatgaactacaatatgcggaacatgaacaaagagttacctgaactcttcgccatgctgaaatctcgtcgaggttgagataaagaaagagcaccaagtgttgatggtcaacaagaccaccagtttcaagaaacagggtaagtctaaaggcaaattcaagaagggtggcaagaaagctgccacgcctcctatgaaacctaagaatggccctaagcctgatgctgagtgctattactgcaaggagaagggacattggaagcgtaattgctccaagtatttggctgatctgaagagcggccttgtcaagaagaagaaagaaggtatatctgatatacatgttatagatgtttatcttactggttctcgtactagtacctgggtatttgatactggttcggttgcttatATTTGTaagtcgaaacaggaactaaagaataaacgaagactattgaaggatgaagtgacgatgcgcgttggaaatggatccaaggtcaatgtgatcgctgtcggcacacttcctctacatctacattcgggattagttttaaacctcaataattgttattttgtatccgcgttgagcatgaacattatatctggatcttgtttaatgcaagacggttattcattcaagtctgagaataatggttgttctatttttatgaataatatcttttatcgtcgagcacctgaaaagaatggtttatttctgttagatctcgatagtagtgatacacatattcataatgttgatgctaaacgaattaaattgactgataattctacttatatgtggcactgtcgtcttggtcatattggagtgaaacgcatgaagaaactccatactgatggattacttgaatcacttgactttgagtcacttgatagatgtgaagcatgtctaatgggaaaaatgactaagaccccattctctggtattatggagcgagctacagatttattggaaatcatacataccgatatatgcggaccaatgagtgtagcctcgcgcggtggttatcgttatgttctaaccttcacagatgatctgagtagatatgggtatatctatttcatgaaacataaatccgaaactttcgagaagtttaaggaattccaaagtgaagtagaaaatcaacgtaacaagaagattaaatttctacgatccgatcgcggaggtgaatatctgagttatgagtttagcatgcatttaaagaaatgcggaatactttcacaattgacaccgccgggaacaccacaatgaaacggtgtgtccgaacgtcgtaatcgaactctcttagatatggttcgttctatgatgtctcttactgatttgccgttattatttgggagttatgcattagagacagttgcattcactttaaataggacaccatctaaatccgttgaaacgacaccgtatgaattatggtttaataagaaatctaagttgtcgttccttaaagtttggggttgtgaagcctatgtaaaaaagttacaatccgacaagctagaacccaaagcggagaaatgtgtcttcataggataccctaaggaaactatagggtacactttctatcacagatccgaaggcaaaatctttgttactaagaacggaacctttcttgagaaagaatttctcactaaagaagtgactggaagaaaagtagaactcgacgagattactgaatcttctctcgttgatcagagtagcgcaataccggaagttgttcctgtgccgcctgcaccggtaacagaggaagctaatgataatgatcatgaaacttcgaatgagatagctactgaacctcgcagatcgataagggaacgtgccactcctgattggtatgatccttgtctaaatgtcatgattgtagacaacaatgatgaagaccctgcgacgtatgaaaaagcgatgatgagcccagattctaacaaatggcaagaagccatgaaatccgaaatgggatccatgtatgataacaaagtgtggactttggtagacttacctgatagccgcaaggctgtcgagaataaatggatcttcaaaagaaaactgatgttgatggtaatattactgtctataaagctcgacttgtcgcaaagggtttccgacaaattcaaggtgttgactacgatgagactttctcacctgtagcaaagctaaaatctgtgaggattttgttagcaatagctgtatttttcgattatgagatttggcatatggatgtcaaaacggcgttccttaatggagacattgaggaagagttgtatatggtacaacccaaaggttttgtcgatcctaaaaatgctaacaaggtgtgcaaacttcagcgttcaatttatggactgaagcaagcatccagaagttggaaccgacgctttgataagatgatcaaagacttcgggtttatacagtgtcatggagaggcctgtatttacaagaaagtgagtgggggctctgtagcattcctaatattatatgtagatgacatattattgattgggaatgatatagaactattaagaagtataaaaggttatttgaataatagtttttcaatgaaagaccttggtgaagcatcgtacatattaggcatcaagatttatagagatagatcaagacgcctaatagggctttcacagagtacatatctggacaagattctaaagaagtttagaatggacgaaagtaagaaagggttcttacctatgttaccaggaaaggtcttgagtaagactcaaggtccggctacggcacaagaaagagagaggatgaatcagatcccctatgcctcggcagtaggctctatcatatatgccatgctatgtactagaccggatatagcacatgctgttagtttgactagcagatatcaaagtgatccaggaatggaacactggacagcggtcaagaatatcctgaagtacttgaaaagaactaaggatatgtttctttgttatggaggtgaccaagagctcgttgtaacaagttacacctatgcaagttggaacactgatactgatgactctaagtcacaatctgggtacgtgtttatattgaatggtgctgcagtaagctggtccagctcgaagcagtgcacggtggcgaagtcttcaatagaatcggagtacatagcggcttcagaggcttcatcagaagcggtatggatgaagaggttaattgtagagctcggtgtggttcctagtgcattggacccactagtcatctattgtgacaacatgggtgccatcgccaatgcacaagaaccaaggtcacacaaga contains the following coding sequences:
- the LOC124672540 gene encoding tuliposide A-converting enzyme 1, chloroplastic-like, with product MDPDSEISFDFQPFLCQYKSGRVFRYSSNATVPTGTDPATGVVSRDIHVGAARARVYLPPDAAASDGKLPVILYFHGGGFVVGSPAGTANHAYLNDLVARARAIGVSVYYRLAPEHMLPAAYEDGWAAVRWAATRGEGADPWLLDHADLSRVFLAGCSAGANLAHNMAIRASADGALPKGVTIRGLLAVHPYFTGKEAVGAEVDFPADVREHMDRTWRFVFPGSLGLDDPLVNPFVNDEARAAVAKIPCERVLVCVAEADVLLKERGLWYYRELKASGYAGELDLLESMGVGHGFHMDMLHSEEGVKLQKRTVAFIRK